A region of Lycium barbarum isolate Lr01 chromosome 1, ASM1917538v2, whole genome shotgun sequence DNA encodes the following proteins:
- the LOC132640146 gene encoding protein IWS1 homolog 1 yields MSYNNDPYVDEEGEALVDFDEDVRSDNEQEQFLGDNLDDDDAWDQRQRERSPTPVYDDPSKSKPRKRLIKKSSSARESTPDIGIGDEDAYGDDMAGLVRDESDGGGPSSSSGKRKRFSDDKGKEKKRGEKGQKKFKLRNNGGYSGGSRLKDQDGEQEMKEMWDTIAGGDSEDDQEGPKTLDDDNFIDDTGVDPADRYGSDTEQLSPSRHAEAEEGEEEDEIKKLFKGGKKKKKTEKSAAEIALLVENVMAELEVVAEEDAELNRQSKPAINKLKKLPLLIDVLSKKQLQQEFLDHGVLTLLKNWLEPLPDGSLPNINIRAAILKILSDYPIDLEQHDRKEQLKKSGLGKVIMFLSKSDEETTSNRKLAKDLVDKWSRPIFNKSTRFEDMRNYEDERAAQYRRPSLKKPMNKASGMDSRDDDLDLAGYSQGQKSGQSSGRQLTSRPEAMSMDFVVRPQSKVDPEEVRARARAMVQDQRRMKMNKKLQQLKAPKKKKLQATKLSVEGRGMVKYL; encoded by the exons ATGAGTTACAACAACGATCC GTACGTAGATGAGGAAGGAGAGGCATTAGTGGACTTTGATGAGGATGTCCGATCAGATAACGAACAGGAACAATTCCTTGGTGACAATCTGGACGATGACGATGCATGGGATCAGAGACAGCGAGAACGGTCTCCGACCCCGGTATATGATGATCCTAGCAAGTCTAAGCCCAGGAAGCGGTTGATTAAGAAATCCTCTTCGGCTAGAGAGAGCACGCCGGATATTGGGATAGGAGATGAGGATGCTTACGGTGATGACATGGCAGGCCTTGTCCGTGATGAGTCGGATGGTGGTGGTCCTTCATCTTCCTCTGGGAAGAGGAAGAGGTTTAGTGATGACAAGGGGAAGGAGAAGAAGAGGGGAGAGAAAGGACAGAAGAAGTTTAAGTTGAGGAATAATGGGGGTTACTCTGGAGGAAGCAGGTTGAAGGACCAAGATGGCGAGCAGGAGATGAAGGAGATGTGGGATACCATTGCTGGTGGTGACTCTGAG GATGACCAAGAAGGTCCAAAGACACTGGATGATGATAACTTCATTGATGATACTGGTGTGGATCCAGCTGACAGGTATGGAAGCGACACTGAACAACTGTCTCCCAGCAGGCATGCAGAG GCTGAAGAAGGGGAAGAGGAAGACGAAATCAAGAAGCTCTTCAAGGGAggcaagaagaaaaagaaaactgAAAAGAGTGCAGCAGAAATTGCACTGCTAGTAGAGAATGTTATGGCTGAGCTGGAAGTTGTTGCAGAAGAGGATGCAGAACTGAATAGACAGTCCAAACCTGcaataaataaactaaaaaaacTTCCTCTTCTCATAGATGTCCTGTCCAA GAAACAACTTCAGCAAGAATTTTTAGATCATGGAGTGTTGACTCTTTTGAAGAATTGGCTTGAACCCCTTCCAGATGGAAGCCTGCCCAATATAAACATTCGTGCTGCAATCCTAAAGATCCTTAGTGAT TATCCAATTGATCTTGAGCAGCATGATAGAAAAGAGCAGTTGAAAAAGAGTGGTCTCGGAAAG GTTATTATGTTTCTCTCGAAGTCAGACGAGGAGACTACATCTAACAGGAAACTTGCTAAGGATTTGGTTGACAAATGG AGTCGACCAATATTCAACAAGAGTACAAGGTTTGAAGACATGAGAAACTATGAAGATGAGAGAGCTGCTCAATACAGGCGGCCTTCCTTGAAAAA ACCCATGAATAAAGCATCTGGAATGGACTCCAGAGACGATGACCTTGACTTGGCTGGATATTCACA GGGCCAAAAGTCTGGTCAGTCATCTGGCAGGCAACTTACATCACGGCCTGAAGCAATGTCAATGGATTTTGTGGTGCGTCCGCAGTCTAAGGTTGATCCTGAAGAAGTTAGGGCCAGGGCTAGAGCAATGGTTCAGGACCAGCGCCGAATGAAG ATGAATAAGAAACTGCAGCAGTTAAAAGCTCCAAAAAAGAAGAAACTCCAAGCTACAAAACTCAGTGTGGAGGGTCGTGGCATGGTGAAGTACCTCTAG
- the LOC132640153 gene encoding inactive poly [ADP-ribose] polymerase RCD1-like isoform X1, producing MEQKWVGVLDNGCTTVIGSKRKVASQNLAHLFRASSEKLSVQSNCDSKLGKRKRTVDCESNCQSHLRKSVLKNYLNFMRSRLPQRVLFYQNGEWTDFPQDIVLIVKEDFRAKKTVIEVKVCDLHIMLDILYMVQVDLINGLQKPIAWIDEAGSCFFPESYLISCEIHGNFETQSKRTEEFMTTEPDRVTDIKLQLEIDLNGLNNCNLEECVQESNIGYKRIKVNPFKDNQEFADDKKSDAKMEQVAENKQNQETMSPDLVASLKLVDAESVKNMFSMGMNSFPKVDEIKITKCSSNYLRTRMELFEKQVEITKKYRGNANVRHAWLAASKDLISTFMNYGLAHGGPKDKNKFGVGVHLSARDCASKSAINCDVDENGVHYMVFTRVILGNVEPLHWGSEQCHPSDEKYDSGVDDLENPTFYVVWNMNMNTHIYPEYVVSFRIPPGAEGPRFGNNSRICVSTCYQGPVDQVLINTFPKDSGSHCHQISMGKLALEKAARTPKSPWMPFPLLFDAISNKVTAENMNLVTSNYELFKSKKICRDEFVRHLRLIVGDNLLKSTITSLKCQVPSKSTELVPQKQEPESAAFE from the exons ATGGAACAAAAGTGGGTTGGAGTGTTAGATAATGGCTGTACGACTGTGATTGGATCAAAGAGAAAGGTGGCTTCTCAGAATTTGGCACATTTATTTAGAGCCAGCAGTGAGAAACTGTCTGTTCAATCCAACTGTGATAGCAAGCTTGGGAAGAGGAAAAGGACTGTTGACTGCGAGTCTAATTGTCAGTCACATCTCAGGAAATCTGTACTCAAGAACTACCTAAACTTTATGAGAAGCAGACTGCCGCAACGTGTACTGTTTTATCAGAACGGTGAATGGACTGACTTCCCTCAAGATATTGTTCTTATAGTTAAAGAAGATTTTCGGGCAAAAAAGACTGTTATTGAGGTGAAAGTTTGTGACCTTCATATAATGCTTGATATTCTATATATGGTTCAAGTAGATCTGATAAATGGTTTACAGAAACCTATTGCCTGGATAGATGAAGCAGGTAGCTGTTTCTTCCCTGAGTCGTATCTTATCAGTTGTGAAATTCATGGGAACTTTGAAACCCAGTCAAAGAGAACTGAAGAGTTCATGACAACTGAGCCTGATAGGGTAACTGATATCAAGTTGCAACTCGAAATTGACTTAAATGGATTGAACAATTGTAATTTGGAAGAATGTGTGCAAGAGTCGAATATCGGTTATAAGAGGATTAAAGTAAATCCTTTTAAAGACAATCAAGAATTTGCTGATGATAAAAAATCAGATGCAAAAATGGAACAAGTTGCAGAAAATAAACAGAACCAGGAAACTATGTCTCCTGACTTAGTAGCTAGCCTGAAATTGGTGGATGCAGAATCTGTCAAAAATATGTTTAGCATGGGAATGAATAGCTTCCCTAAAGTGGATGAAATCAAAATTACCAAATGCTCTAGTAATTATTTGAGAACTCGCATGGAACTCTTTGAGAAGCAGGTTGAAATAACGAAAAAATATCGTGGGAATGCAAATGTTCGACATGCTTGGCTTGCCGCTTCCAAAGATTtaatatctacatttatgaactATGGCCTTGCACATGGCGGACCTAAAGATAAGAATAAATTTGGAGTTGGAGTTCACCTCAGTGCTCGGGATTGTGCATCCAAAAG TGCTATTAATTGCGATGTTGACGAAAATGGCGTTCATTACATGGTTTTTACTCGTGTGATTTTGGGTAATGTGGAACCTTTGCACTGGGGATCTGAACAATGTCATCCCAGTGATGAAAAATACGATAGTGGAGTTGATGATCTTGAGAATCCTACTTTTTATGTTGTTtggaatatgaatatgaatacgcaTATATACCCAGAGTATGTTGTGAGCTTCAGAATTCCTCCAGGAGCTGAAG GACCCCGATTTGGAAACAATAGCCGGATTTGTGTCAGTACTTGTTATCAGGGCCCTGTGGATCAGGTACTGATAAATACATTCCCAAAGGACTCG GGAAGTCATTGTCATCAAATATCAATGGGTAAGTTGGCCCTAGAAAAGGCTGCAAGGACTCCAAAGTCCCCTTGGATGCCATTCCCCTTGTTGTTTGATGCAATCTCCAACAAAGTTACTGCAGAGAATATGAACCTTGTTACTAGCAATTATGAGTTGTTTAAG AGCAAGAAGATATGTAGGGATGAATTTGTCAGACATTTGAGGTTAATTGTAGGCGATAATCTGTTGAAGTCCACAATTACAAGCCTTAAGTGCCAG
- the LOC132640153 gene encoding inactive poly [ADP-ribose] polymerase RCD1-like isoform X2, whose translation MEQKWVGVLDNGCTTVIGSKRKVASQNLAHLFRASSEKLSVQSNCDSKLGKRKRTVDCESNCQSHLRKSVLKNYLNFMRSRLPQRVLFYQNGEWTDFPQDIVLIVKEDFRAKKTVIEVKVCDLHIMLDILYMVQVDLINGLQKPIAWIDEAGSCFFPESYLISCEIHGNFETQSKRTEEFMTTEPDRVTDIKLQLEIDLNGLNNCNLEECVQESNIGYKRIKVNPFKDNQEFADDKKSDAKMEQVAENKQNQETMSPDLVASLKLVDAESVKNMFSMGMNSFPKVDEIKITKCSSNYLRTRMELFEKQVEITKKYRGNANVRHAWLAASKDLISTFMNYGLAHGGPKDKNKFGVGVHLSARDCASKSAINCDVDENGVHYMVFTRVILGNVEPLHWGSEQCHPSDEKYDSGVDDLENPTFYVVWNMNMNTHIYPEYVVSFRIPPGAEGPRFGNNSRICVSTCYQGPVDQGSHCHQISMGKLALEKAARTPKSPWMPFPLLFDAISNKVTAENMNLVTSNYELFKSKKICRDEFVRHLRLIVGDNLLKSTITSLKCQVPSKSTELVPQKQEPESAAFE comes from the exons ATGGAACAAAAGTGGGTTGGAGTGTTAGATAATGGCTGTACGACTGTGATTGGATCAAAGAGAAAGGTGGCTTCTCAGAATTTGGCACATTTATTTAGAGCCAGCAGTGAGAAACTGTCTGTTCAATCCAACTGTGATAGCAAGCTTGGGAAGAGGAAAAGGACTGTTGACTGCGAGTCTAATTGTCAGTCACATCTCAGGAAATCTGTACTCAAGAACTACCTAAACTTTATGAGAAGCAGACTGCCGCAACGTGTACTGTTTTATCAGAACGGTGAATGGACTGACTTCCCTCAAGATATTGTTCTTATAGTTAAAGAAGATTTTCGGGCAAAAAAGACTGTTATTGAGGTGAAAGTTTGTGACCTTCATATAATGCTTGATATTCTATATATGGTTCAAGTAGATCTGATAAATGGTTTACAGAAACCTATTGCCTGGATAGATGAAGCAGGTAGCTGTTTCTTCCCTGAGTCGTATCTTATCAGTTGTGAAATTCATGGGAACTTTGAAACCCAGTCAAAGAGAACTGAAGAGTTCATGACAACTGAGCCTGATAGGGTAACTGATATCAAGTTGCAACTCGAAATTGACTTAAATGGATTGAACAATTGTAATTTGGAAGAATGTGTGCAAGAGTCGAATATCGGTTATAAGAGGATTAAAGTAAATCCTTTTAAAGACAATCAAGAATTTGCTGATGATAAAAAATCAGATGCAAAAATGGAACAAGTTGCAGAAAATAAACAGAACCAGGAAACTATGTCTCCTGACTTAGTAGCTAGCCTGAAATTGGTGGATGCAGAATCTGTCAAAAATATGTTTAGCATGGGAATGAATAGCTTCCCTAAAGTGGATGAAATCAAAATTACCAAATGCTCTAGTAATTATTTGAGAACTCGCATGGAACTCTTTGAGAAGCAGGTTGAAATAACGAAAAAATATCGTGGGAATGCAAATGTTCGACATGCTTGGCTTGCCGCTTCCAAAGATTtaatatctacatttatgaactATGGCCTTGCACATGGCGGACCTAAAGATAAGAATAAATTTGGAGTTGGAGTTCACCTCAGTGCTCGGGATTGTGCATCCAAAAG TGCTATTAATTGCGATGTTGACGAAAATGGCGTTCATTACATGGTTTTTACTCGTGTGATTTTGGGTAATGTGGAACCTTTGCACTGGGGATCTGAACAATGTCATCCCAGTGATGAAAAATACGATAGTGGAGTTGATGATCTTGAGAATCCTACTTTTTATGTTGTTtggaatatgaatatgaatacgcaTATATACCCAGAGTATGTTGTGAGCTTCAGAATTCCTCCAGGAGCTGAAG GACCCCGATTTGGAAACAATAGCCGGATTTGTGTCAGTACTTGTTATCAGGGCCCTGTGGATCAG GGAAGTCATTGTCATCAAATATCAATGGGTAAGTTGGCCCTAGAAAAGGCTGCAAGGACTCCAAAGTCCCCTTGGATGCCATTCCCCTTGTTGTTTGATGCAATCTCCAACAAAGTTACTGCAGAGAATATGAACCTTGTTACTAGCAATTATGAGTTGTTTAAG AGCAAGAAGATATGTAGGGATGAATTTGTCAGACATTTGAGGTTAATTGTAGGCGATAATCTGTTGAAGTCCACAATTACAAGCCTTAAGTGCCAG
- the LOC132640153 gene encoding inactive poly [ADP-ribose] polymerase RCD1-like isoform X3 produces the protein MEQKWVGVLDNGCTTVIGSKRKVASQNLAHLFRASSEKLSVQSNCDSKLGKRKRTVDCESNCQSHLRKSVLKNYLNFMRSRLPQRVLFYQNGEWTDFPQDIVLIVKEDFRAKKTVIEKPIAWIDEAGSCFFPESYLISCEIHGNFETQSKRTEEFMTTEPDRVTDIKLQLEIDLNGLNNCNLEECVQESNIGYKRIKVNPFKDNQEFADDKKSDAKMEQVAENKQNQETMSPDLVASLKLVDAESVKNMFSMGMNSFPKVDEIKITKCSSNYLRTRMELFEKQVEITKKYRGNANVRHAWLAASKDLISTFMNYGLAHGGPKDKNKFGVGVHLSARDCASKSAINCDVDENGVHYMVFTRVILGNVEPLHWGSEQCHPSDEKYDSGVDDLENPTFYVVWNMNMNTHIYPEYVVSFRIPPGAEGPRFGNNSRICVSTCYQGPVDQVLINTFPKDSGSHCHQISMGKLALEKAARTPKSPWMPFPLLFDAISNKVTAENMNLVTSNYELFKSKKICRDEFVRHLRLIVGDNLLKSTITSLKCQVPSKSTELVPQKQEPESAAFE, from the exons ATGGAACAAAAGTGGGTTGGAGTGTTAGATAATGGCTGTACGACTGTGATTGGATCAAAGAGAAAGGTGGCTTCTCAGAATTTGGCACATTTATTTAGAGCCAGCAGTGAGAAACTGTCTGTTCAATCCAACTGTGATAGCAAGCTTGGGAAGAGGAAAAGGACTGTTGACTGCGAGTCTAATTGTCAGTCACATCTCAGGAAATCTGTACTCAAGAACTACCTAAACTTTATGAGAAGCAGACTGCCGCAACGTGTACTGTTTTATCAGAACGGTGAATGGACTGACTTCCCTCAAGATATTGTTCTTATAGTTAAAGAAGATTTTCGGGCAAAAAAGACTGTTATTGAG AAACCTATTGCCTGGATAGATGAAGCAGGTAGCTGTTTCTTCCCTGAGTCGTATCTTATCAGTTGTGAAATTCATGGGAACTTTGAAACCCAGTCAAAGAGAACTGAAGAGTTCATGACAACTGAGCCTGATAGGGTAACTGATATCAAGTTGCAACTCGAAATTGACTTAAATGGATTGAACAATTGTAATTTGGAAGAATGTGTGCAAGAGTCGAATATCGGTTATAAGAGGATTAAAGTAAATCCTTTTAAAGACAATCAAGAATTTGCTGATGATAAAAAATCAGATGCAAAAATGGAACAAGTTGCAGAAAATAAACAGAACCAGGAAACTATGTCTCCTGACTTAGTAGCTAGCCTGAAATTGGTGGATGCAGAATCTGTCAAAAATATGTTTAGCATGGGAATGAATAGCTTCCCTAAAGTGGATGAAATCAAAATTACCAAATGCTCTAGTAATTATTTGAGAACTCGCATGGAACTCTTTGAGAAGCAGGTTGAAATAACGAAAAAATATCGTGGGAATGCAAATGTTCGACATGCTTGGCTTGCCGCTTCCAAAGATTtaatatctacatttatgaactATGGCCTTGCACATGGCGGACCTAAAGATAAGAATAAATTTGGAGTTGGAGTTCACCTCAGTGCTCGGGATTGTGCATCCAAAAG TGCTATTAATTGCGATGTTGACGAAAATGGCGTTCATTACATGGTTTTTACTCGTGTGATTTTGGGTAATGTGGAACCTTTGCACTGGGGATCTGAACAATGTCATCCCAGTGATGAAAAATACGATAGTGGAGTTGATGATCTTGAGAATCCTACTTTTTATGTTGTTtggaatatgaatatgaatacgcaTATATACCCAGAGTATGTTGTGAGCTTCAGAATTCCTCCAGGAGCTGAAG GACCCCGATTTGGAAACAATAGCCGGATTTGTGTCAGTACTTGTTATCAGGGCCCTGTGGATCAGGTACTGATAAATACATTCCCAAAGGACTCG GGAAGTCATTGTCATCAAATATCAATGGGTAAGTTGGCCCTAGAAAAGGCTGCAAGGACTCCAAAGTCCCCTTGGATGCCATTCCCCTTGTTGTTTGATGCAATCTCCAACAAAGTTACTGCAGAGAATATGAACCTTGTTACTAGCAATTATGAGTTGTTTAAG AGCAAGAAGATATGTAGGGATGAATTTGTCAGACATTTGAGGTTAATTGTAGGCGATAATCTGTTGAAGTCCACAATTACAAGCCTTAAGTGCCAG